The Actinomadura sp. WMMB 499 genome includes a window with the following:
- a CDS encoding VOC family protein: MTIRRAMPDFRTGGMDESRDFYGLLGFEEVMNLGWVMTLASPSNPTAQVTFMTHDATAPVVPDMSVEVDDVDAVHAAVQASGAEIVHPLQDEEWGVRRFFVRDPDGRVINVLSQP; this comes from the coding sequence GTGACCATCCGCCGCGCCATGCCCGACTTCCGCACCGGGGGCATGGACGAGAGCCGTGACTTCTATGGCCTGCTGGGGTTCGAGGAGGTCATGAACCTGGGCTGGGTGATGACGCTCGCGTCGCCGTCCAACCCGACCGCCCAGGTCACGTTCATGACGCACGACGCGACCGCGCCGGTCGTGCCGGACATGAGCGTCGAGGTGGACGACGTGGACGCGGTCCACGCGGCCGTGCAAGCGAGCGGCGCGGAGATCGTCCACCCGTTGCAGGACGAGGAGTGGGGCGTCCGCCGCTTCTTCGTCCGCGACCCCGACGGCCGCGTGATCAACGTCCTGAGCCAGCCGTAG